A single genomic interval of Chlorogloeopsis sp. ULAP01 harbors:
- a CDS encoding alpha/beta hydrolase: MEIPPRTGEAPEGLIVTLHGWGANAEDVASFAPFLNLPNYQFVFPNAPYPYPYSPGGRAWYDLSMENMYEGLSQSRQLLIDWLQSLESITSVPLSRTILSGFSQGGAMTLDVGSKLPLAGLVIMSGYLHPGAIADVETRNSTALPPVLIMHGKYDQVVPLQAAVRAKDTLELLGTRVQYHEFDIGHEIRPDMLELIRNFVINI; this comes from the coding sequence ATTGAGATTCCTCCAAGAACAGGGGAAGCACCTGAGGGATTAATCGTAACTCTGCATGGCTGGGGCGCAAATGCCGAAGATGTGGCATCTTTTGCACCGTTTTTAAACTTACCTAATTACCAATTTGTGTTTCCCAATGCACCTTATCCTTATCCTTATTCTCCTGGTGGTAGGGCTTGGTATGACTTGAGTATGGAAAATATGTATGAAGGATTATCACAAAGTCGCCAACTGCTCATCGATTGGTTGCAATCTTTAGAAAGCATCACCAGTGTGCCTTTATCGCGGACGATTTTGAGTGGCTTTTCCCAAGGTGGTGCAATGACTTTGGATGTAGGCTCAAAGTTACCTCTAGCAGGTTTAGTTATCATGAGCGGATATCTACACCCCGGCGCGATCGCAGATGTAGAAACTCGAAATTCAACAGCTTTGCCTCCAGTTTTAATTATGCATGGCAAATATGATCAAGTTGTGCCTTTACAAGCAGCAGTAAGAGCAAAAGATACTCTAGAATTGTTAGGAACTAGAGTGCAGTATCATGAATTTGACATAGGTCATGAAATTCGTCCAGATATGTTGGAGTTAATACGGAATTTTGTGATTAATATTTAA
- a CDS encoding PAS domain S-box protein — MSQKQANSLGGIFAGGGQMGTLMHCFDWASTSVGSVEKWPPSLRTSVSILLNSHYPIVIAWGSEFLLFYNDAYIPLLGDKHPYALGQTIPQACPELWLAIAPVLQKVIDTGEGGTSEDIQIFVNRNGYLEEVYINFSYSPICDENGLVAGIFISCSEKTQAAIAQRRWQTIRDLAAKGSNANTVRDACRLLMASLGSNTTDIPFALLYLIEPNKQARLIETVGCKAENLGDIEVINLTDNLIWRFAEVVETRQPIRIDNLPNQWNCSPPGNWTAVTLPIAQPGQNQLTGILVVGVNNKRVLDKDDWDFFELIATEIKNAIANARVYEQEHKRTETSALRQQATEYEQQLRQLSTATRDKLHSILESITDSFVALDKDWRIVYINQKAARKNGQTPEEIIGKNHWEHWHWLAGTQVEQEYRRAVAEQVPVHFEVPCQPLNTWLEIHAYPSRDGLNVFLRDITERKRIELKLRESEERLRLAVEGAGLIMWDWDLVSGQTVCSDGSHTMFGLTADIEITYEIFLNAVHPDDRERVDRSVQGAIAGENDYSIEYRSLWADGTVRWLVSKARVYRDENGKPMRMIGIDLDITAQKQIEEALRQSEAHLAMAQKVAQVGSWEFDLESQKIIWSETTFHHWGFEPTQSEPSYAELLERVYPDDREILQQFVERAIAQGIPYGFDMRIVLPDGSIRYLDSRGEPVFNEQGQVVKLIGTSFDISDRKHLEEELRRREQELAGFIANAPIGIHCVASDGTILWANQAELDLLGYSPQEYIGQHIAKFYADQNVIEDILQRLTAKETLIDYEASFRCKDGSIKYVLINSNVLWEDNRFIYSRCFNKDISDRKQAEEALRLSEARFRLAMENLPELFMLYDAQRRFQFVNTKVLQLSGRTLEQLIGRRDEDVFPAEVTNPYLPLLLKTVETGQLQTGECTLTFFECQKCEPITFIVKYVPLLDSQGKIQQILGLTHDITHIKRAEEALRQREQEFRALAENSPDLICRFDRNFCLRYVNPRVELETGIPVPEWIGKTLLELGYAEAITNPWHEALQKVFATKQELICDSEFPSITGIKYWSSRLVPEFAEDGSVKTVLAVCRDITSRRQAELELQQAKEAAEAASRIKDEFLAILSHELRSPLTPILAWAQILRLKNFDATTTEYALETIERNAKLQTQLVDDLLDVSCIIQGKMTLNIRTVNLVYVIQGALETIRSTAQAKAIQIQTFLDYTPHPMKGDISRLQQIVWNLLSNAVKFTPEEGTITVKLEYFDSYAQIQVSDTGKGINPDFLPHVFKRFSQESNSTTRKYGGLGLGLSIVHYLTQLHGGSVKAESPGENLGTTFTVCLPFSMTECEETGDKEQTQAQMNLSGVHILVVDDEVDMRELLARMLKDVGADVTATPSATEALAALQQQLPDILLADIAMPKIDGYMLMHQVRALPSQQARQIPAIALTAYAGEYNQQRAIAAGFQMHIAKPVEPKVLIEAIVSLLKGTGDREQ, encoded by the coding sequence TACAGTCCAATTTGTGATGAGAACGGCTTGGTAGCAGGTATTTTTATTAGCTGTAGCGAGAAAACCCAAGCTGCGATCGCTCAACGTCGCTGGCAAACTATAAGAGATTTAGCAGCGAAAGGCAGTAATGCCAATACAGTCAGGGATGCCTGCCGTTTGCTCATGGCAAGCTTAGGTAGTAACACTACTGATATACCTTTTGCATTATTGTACTTAATAGAACCTAACAAGCAAGCACGACTGATAGAAACAGTAGGTTGTAAAGCAGAAAATCTTGGTGATATAGAAGTAATAAATTTAACAGATAATTTAATATGGCGTTTTGCTGAAGTAGTCGAAACAAGACAGCCTATAAGAATCGATAATCTGCCTAATCAATGGAATTGTTCACCACCCGGAAATTGGACGGCTGTTACTTTACCAATAGCACAGCCTGGGCAAAACCAACTAACTGGAATTTTGGTAGTAGGGGTTAATAATAAACGTGTCTTAGATAAAGATGACTGGGACTTTTTTGAGTTAATCGCCACAGAAATCAAAAATGCGATCGCCAATGCTCGTGTCTATGAACAAGAACACAAACGCACCGAAACCTCGGCACTTCGTCAACAAGCCACAGAGTATGAGCAACAGTTACGACAACTAAGCACAGCCACACGTGACAAACTTCACTCCATCCTCGAAAGTATTACAGATTCTTTTGTCGCATTAGATAAAGATTGGCGGATCGTATATATCAATCAAAAAGCTGCCAGAAAAAACGGACAAACGCCAGAGGAAATTATTGGTAAAAATCATTGGGAACACTGGCATTGGCTGGCTGGAACGCAAGTAGAACAAGAATACCGTCGTGCTGTTGCCGAGCAAGTACCAGTCCATTTTGAAGTTCCTTGTCAACCTCTCAATACTTGGTTGGAAATTCATGCCTATCCATCTAGAGATGGGTTAAATGTTTTTTTGCGTGATATCACTGAACGCAAGCGTATCGAATTAAAATTGCGAGAAAGTGAAGAGCGATTGCGCTTGGCTGTGGAAGGAGCTGGCTTAATAATGTGGGATTGGGATCTTGTCTCTGGGCAGACTGTATGCTCAGATGGCAGTCACACCATGTTTGGGCTAACTGCTGATATCGAGATAACTTATGAGATTTTCCTTAATGCAGTGCATCCAGATGATCGCGAACGAGTTGATCGCTCAGTACAGGGTGCGATCGCAGGCGAGAATGACTACAGCATTGAGTACCGAAGTCTCTGGGCAGATGGCACAGTGCGTTGGTTGGTATCCAAGGCGCGTGTCTACCGCGATGAAAATGGTAAACCGATGCGGATGATAGGCATAGATTTGGATATTACTGCCCAAAAACAAATAGAAGAAGCTCTGCGCCAGAGTGAAGCTCATTTAGCAATGGCTCAAAAAGTTGCCCAAGTTGGTAGCTGGGAATTTGATCTAGAAAGCCAAAAAATTATTTGGTCAGAAACTACGTTTCACCACTGGGGATTCGAGCCGACTCAAAGCGAACCGAGCTATGCCGAATTGCTTGAGAGGGTTTATCCAGATGATCGAGAAATTTTGCAACAATTTGTGGAGCGTGCGATCGCCCAAGGAATTCCCTATGGTTTCGATATGCGAATAGTGCTACCGGATGGTTCAATTCGATATCTCGATTCTCGTGGAGAGCCTGTGTTTAACGAGCAAGGGCAAGTAGTTAAACTGATTGGAACATCATTTGATATCAGCGATCGCAAGCACCTGGAAGAAGAATTACGTCGTCGAGAGCAGGAGCTTGCCGGTTTTATTGCAAATGCACCCATTGGCATACATTGTGTAGCATCAGATGGAACCATCCTGTGGGCAAATCAAGCTGAATTAGACTTGCTTGGTTACTCTCCCCAAGAGTATATAGGGCAGCACATTGCCAAATTCTACGCCGATCAAAACGTGATAGAAGATATCCTCCAGAGACTAACAGCAAAGGAAACTTTAATTGACTATGAAGCTAGCTTCAGGTGTAAAGACGGCTCGATTAAATATGTTTTAATCAACTCTAATGTATTGTGGGAAGATAATCGGTTCATTTACAGTCGGTGCTTTAACAAGGACATTAGCGATCGCAAGCAGGCAGAAGAAGCATTACGCCTTTCTGAAGCACGATTTCGACTAGCAATGGAAAATCTTCCAGAACTGTTCATGCTCTATGATGCTCAACGTCGTTTTCAGTTTGTCAATACCAAAGTATTACAACTAAGCGGGAGAACTCTAGAACAATTGATTGGGCGTCGGGATGAAGATGTTTTTCCTGCTGAAGTTACCAATCCCTATTTACCCCTGCTGCTAAAAACTGTCGAAACCGGGCAATTGCAGACTGGAGAATGTACCCTCACCTTCTTTGAATGCCAGAAATGCGAGCCAATCACTTTTATTGTCAAATATGTACCCCTACTCGACAGCCAAGGAAAGATTCAGCAAATTCTCGGCTTGACTCATGACATCACACATATTAAGCGTGCAGAAGAAGCTCTTCGCCAGCGAGAACAAGAATTCCGAGCCTTGGCAGAAAATTCTCCTGATCTGATTTGTCGATTTGATCGAAACTTTTGTCTTCGATATGTCAATCCTCGCGTAGAGTTAGAGACGGGTATTCCAGTACCTGAGTGGATTGGTAAAACACTATTAGAACTCGGTTATGCCGAAGCAATTACTAATCCTTGGCATGAAGCACTGCAAAAAGTTTTTGCAACTAAACAAGAACTAATTTGTGATTCGGAGTTTCCCTCCATTACAGGAATAAAATATTGGTCGAGTCGTCTTGTACCTGAATTTGCTGAGGATGGTTCCGTTAAAACAGTTCTCGCTGTTTGCCGGGATATTACCAGTCGCAGACAAGCAGAATTGGAATTACAACAAGCAAAAGAAGCAGCAGAAGCAGCTAGTCGAATTAAAGACGAATTTTTGGCTATTCTCTCCCATGAACTCCGTTCTCCCCTTACACCAATACTTGCCTGGGCGCAAATTTTGCGATTAAAGAATTTTGATGCTACAACAACCGAATATGCTCTAGAAACGATTGAGCGCAACGCTAAGTTACAAACTCAGTTAGTTGACGATTTACTGGATGTATCTTGTATTATCCAGGGCAAAATGACGTTGAATATTAGAACGGTCAATTTAGTTTACGTAATTCAAGGCGCACTAGAAACAATTCGTTCCACAGCACAAGCCAAAGCAATTCAAATTCAAACCTTTTTGGACTATACTCCTCACCCAATGAAAGGAGACATTAGCCGTTTACAACAGATAGTTTGGAATTTGCTTTCTAATGCGGTAAAATTCACCCCAGAAGAAGGAACAATTACAGTCAAACTAGAGTATTTTGATTCTTACGCCCAAATTCAAGTTAGCGATACAGGCAAAGGCATCAATCCTGACTTTCTCCCTCATGTTTTTAAACGCTTCTCTCAAGAGAGTAACTCTACAACCAGAAAGTATGGCGGACTAGGATTAGGATTATCTATAGTTCATTATTTGACACAGCTACACGGTGGTTCAGTCAAAGCAGAAAGCCCTGGAGAAAATTTAGGGACAACGTTTACAGTCTGTTTGCCATTTTCGATGACTGAGTGTGAAGAAACCGGCGACAAAGAGCAAACTCAAGCCCAGATGAATTTGAGTGGGGTACACATTTTAGTTGTAGATGATGAAGTAGATATGCGGGAATTGCTAGCCCGGATGTTAAAGGATGTAGGAGCTGATGTCACTGCCACACCATCAGCAACTGAAGCGCTTGCAGCTTTACAGCAACAACTACCCGATATTCTGCTTGCTGATATTGCGATGCCAAAAATAGATGGTTATATGTTGATGCATCAGGTGCGGGCTTTGCCATCACAACAGGCAAGGCAAATACCTGCAATTGCCCTGACTGCTTACGCTGGAGAGTATAATCAGCAACGAGCGATCGCCGCCGGATTTCAGATGCATATTGCTAAACCTGTGGAGCCAAAGGTGTTGATTGAAGCGATTGTCAGTTTACTGAAGGGAACAGGGGACAGGGAACAGTGA
- a CDS encoding sucrose synthase translates to MSELIQAVLNSEEKLDLRSFLSDLRHQEKKYLLRNDLQNVYRDYCSHYQKPEQFYASSHLGKLLYYTQEIIQDESSFCLIIRPKIASQEVYRLTEDLSVEAMTVQELLDLRDRFVNRFHPNEGDLLELDFGPFYDYSPMIRDPKNIGKGVQFLNRYLSSKLLQDPKQWLESLFVFLSLHQYNGVQLLINNRIKSQKQLSEQVKSAIAFVSNRPSDEPYEELRFQLQTMGFEPGWGNTAARVQETLEMLDQLIDSPDHQTLEAFISRIPIIFRIVLVSPHGWFGQEGVLGRPDTGGQVVYLLDQAKSLEKQLQEDAIQAGLEGLNVEPKVIILTRLIPNSDGTLCNQRLEKVYGTENAWILRVPLREFNPNMTQNWISRFEIWPYLETYAIDAEKELMAEFQGRPDLIVGNYSDGNLVAFLLSRRLGVTQCNIAHAFEKTKYLFSNLYWNDLEDKYHFSLQFTADLLAMNAANFIISSTYQEIVGTPDSVGQYESYKCFTMPDLYHVVNGIELFSPKFNVVPPGVNENYFFPYTRTQDRVESDRQRIEEMLFTLEDPTQVFGKLDDPNKRPLFSMARLDRIKNLTGLAECFGQNKELQEHCNLILVAGKLRVEESGDNEEREEIVKLYRTIEEYNLQGKIRWLGVRLSKIDSGEIYRVIAEHQGIFVQPALFEAFGLTILEAMISGLPTFATQFGGPLEIIQDRINGFYINPTNLEETGAKILDFVQKCEQKPDYWYEISGRAIDRVYSTYTWKIHTNKLLSLARIYGFWNFTSKENREDLLRYIEALFYLIYKPRAQQLLEQHQYR, encoded by the coding sequence ATGTCTGAATTAATTCAAGCAGTCCTCAATAGTGAAGAAAAACTTGATTTACGTTCATTTCTGAGCGATTTACGCCATCAAGAAAAAAAATATTTGCTACGGAATGACCTTCAAAATGTATACCGCGATTATTGCTCTCACTACCAAAAACCAGAGCAATTTTACGCTTCATCGCATTTGGGTAAATTACTTTACTACACCCAAGAAATTATTCAAGATGAGTCTAGTTTCTGTTTGATTATCCGCCCCAAAATTGCTAGTCAAGAAGTTTATCGGCTCACGGAAGATTTGAGTGTAGAAGCAATGACGGTGCAAGAACTTTTAGATCTACGCGATCGCTTCGTCAATAGATTCCATCCCAATGAAGGCGATTTGTTGGAATTGGATTTTGGCCCATTCTACGACTACTCCCCAATGATTCGCGATCCAAAAAACATTGGTAAGGGAGTACAGTTTCTCAACCGTTACCTTTCTAGCAAACTCCTCCAAGATCCGAAGCAATGGCTAGAAAGCTTGTTTGTATTCTTAAGCTTGCATCAATATAATGGCGTTCAGCTTTTAATCAACAATCGCATTAAATCCCAAAAGCAACTTTCCGAACAAGTTAAAAGTGCGATCGCTTTCGTGAGCAATCGTCCTAGTGATGAACCCTACGAAGAATTACGCTTCCAATTGCAAACAATGGGGTTTGAACCTGGTTGGGGTAATACCGCCGCCCGCGTGCAAGAAACCCTAGAAATGCTCGATCAATTAATCGACTCTCCCGATCATCAAACCTTAGAAGCATTTATTTCCCGCATTCCGATCATTTTTAGAATCGTCTTGGTATCTCCCCACGGTTGGTTTGGGCAAGAGGGAGTTTTAGGACGTCCCGATACTGGTGGGCAAGTTGTTTATCTGCTTGATCAGGCAAAGAGCTTAGAAAAGCAGCTGCAAGAAGACGCCATCCAAGCAGGTTTAGAAGGGCTGAATGTTGAACCAAAGGTGATTATTCTCACCCGCTTGATCCCCAATAGTGATGGCACTCTCTGCAATCAACGTTTGGAAAAAGTCTACGGCACAGAAAATGCTTGGATTTTGCGCGTGCCATTGCGGGAGTTTAATCCTAACATGACTCAAAATTGGATCTCGCGGTTTGAAATTTGGCCTTATTTAGAAACTTATGCCATTGATGCAGAAAAAGAATTAATGGCAGAATTTCAGGGTAGACCAGATTTAATTGTTGGTAACTATTCTGATGGGAATTTGGTGGCATTTTTGTTGTCACGTCGCTTGGGCGTAACGCAGTGCAACATTGCCCACGCTTTTGAAAAGACTAAATATTTGTTCAGTAACCTCTACTGGAACGATTTGGAGGATAAATATCATTTTTCATTACAGTTTACTGCTGATTTATTGGCGATGAATGCTGCTAATTTCATCATCAGCAGTACATATCAAGAAATTGTCGGGACGCCGGATAGTGTAGGACAGTACGAATCCTATAAATGCTTCACTATGCCGGATTTGTATCATGTGGTAAATGGGATTGAACTATTTAGTCCTAAGTTCAATGTTGTTCCACCAGGAGTAAACGAAAATTACTTTTTTCCCTACACGCGTACTCAAGATCGAGTCGAGAGCGATCGCCAACGCATTGAAGAAATGCTGTTTACATTAGAAGATCCGACTCAAGTATTTGGTAAGCTTGACGATCCCAACAAACGTCCTCTCTTCTCAATGGCGCGTCTTGATCGCATCAAAAATCTCACAGGTTTAGCTGAATGCTTTGGTCAAAATAAAGAATTGCAAGAGCATTGCAACTTAATTTTAGTGGCAGGTAAATTACGCGTCGAAGAATCAGGAGATAATGAAGAACGCGAAGAAATAGTCAAACTCTATCGGACTATTGAAGAGTATAATCTTCAAGGCAAAATTCGCTGGTTGGGTGTACGTTTGTCAAAAATAGACTCTGGAGAAATTTACCGCGTTATTGCCGAGCATCAAGGTATTTTTGTACAACCTGCTTTATTTGAAGCGTTTGGTTTAACTATTTTAGAGGCAATGATTTCCGGATTACCTACTTTTGCTACACAGTTTGGTGGACCTTTAGAAATTATTCAGGATAGAATCAACGGGTTTTACATCAATCCTACCAACTTAGAAGAGACAGGCGCAAAAATTCTAGATTTTGTCCAAAAATGCGAACAGAAACCAGATTACTGGTATGAAATTTCTGGGCGAGCTATTGACCGAGTTTACAGCACTTATACCTGGAAAATTCATACGAATAAACTGCTATCCTTAGCAAGGATTTACGGCTTCTGGAACTTTACCTCCAAAGAAAATCGAGAGGATTTGTTGCGTTATATTGAGGCTTTGTTCTATTTAATTTATAAGCCAAGAGCGCAACAATTATTAGAACAGCATCAGTATCGGTAG
- a CDS encoding DUF2555 domain-containing protein, which produces MKTLSISKTDIATMTPQDVEDLATRLEQDNYSNAFEGLNDWHLLRAIAFQRPELVEPYIYLLDLEPYDEA; this is translated from the coding sequence ATGAAAACTCTAAGCATTTCTAAAACAGACATCGCTACCATGACTCCACAAGATGTGGAAGATTTGGCTACACGTTTGGAGCAAGATAATTACAGTAATGCTTTTGAAGGTTTGAATGATTGGCACCTATTGCGTGCGATCGCATTTCAGCGCCCAGAGCTAGTTGAACCTTATATCTACCTCTTAGATTTAGAACCTTACGATGAAGCGTAA
- a CDS encoding peptidoglycan-binding protein → MSNIGVLMTGALTAGQPYLPNFSEKSPPQLDNDVKQSKQSHLIEIVPTTQITPPEFILADGIASVVPFAIAQNSTDGVRKKLHSQSFSNSVKKLKALNKDTIDTSSHSRQQKYIVASDLPQQRFKNKPIREKTQVARLSSSTSKHLPTLHFGSTGNGVRVLQKLLASHGYAIQVDGIFGALTETAVKAFQNRRNLAVDGIVGQRTWNHLTK, encoded by the coding sequence ATGAGTAATATTGGTGTGCTGATGACGGGCGCATTGACAGCAGGACAACCTTATTTGCCCAATTTCTCGGAAAAGTCACCACCTCAGCTAGACAATGATGTTAAACAGTCAAAACAAAGTCATTTAATAGAAATAGTTCCCACAACTCAAATCACGCCGCCTGAATTTATATTGGCAGATGGGATAGCTTCTGTTGTGCCGTTTGCGATCGCCCAAAATTCAACAGATGGAGTGAGAAAAAAGCTTCATTCCCAGAGTTTTTCTAATTCTGTGAAGAAATTAAAAGCTCTAAACAAAGATACAATTGACACAAGTTCTCACTCTCGTCAACAAAAATATATTGTGGCAAGTGATCTGCCACAGCAGCGCTTCAAAAATAAGCCCATCAGAGAAAAGACTCAGGTGGCAAGACTTTCAAGTTCTACTAGTAAACATTTACCGACTTTGCATTTTGGTAGCACAGGTAATGGTGTGAGAGTACTGCAAAAGCTATTAGCATCTCATGGTTATGCTATCCAAGTTGACGGAATTTTTGGTGCATTGACAGAAACAGCTGTCAAAGCTTTTCAAAATCGACGAAATTTAGCCGTAGATGGCATAGTTGGTCAAAGAACCTGGAATCATTTAACAAAGTAA